The Sesamum indicum cultivar Zhongzhi No. 13 linkage group LG6, S_indicum_v1.0, whole genome shotgun sequence genomic interval atttatataacatatatatattataacttatatatatgtacatatgtatatatacattatatatgtattgtaatttatatataggtatatatattatatatttaaataaatttgtataatttaattatatataattaatttttaacaacatattaaaatccaaaaaattataaaattaacattggattaatttaaaaatttacaattaagtgtacaaatataatagctaatatttttgcacaattgtaaaaaatacaagaagtaTACAGTTATTCCTGGCAACCCAGTACTGGCACATCTAATTGTGTTGAAAAATTCGTTGGGCTTGTTGTCGTGCACGCGTTTGCGCccaatccatctcgttgtgaatacgTATTGTTTGATTTCAACCAGGGCGTGAAGATATGCGAATAGTAGGATTGTGGACCAACTCAAATCCCAGTACATCACAATAATCTTTAGAATGCACAGGTTCAAATGACTTAGAATATGTATTCTTGTAAGGCATTATATCGTAATAATCCTTCACCATTGATGCAGCATTAATCATATATGCAGCACATACCGTTTGAGCGTAACTGCAAGGAATACCAAATTTAGTCCACTTGTCGCAAGAACATTCTCGGTtcgcaattttgacaacatgggtGTTGACTCCATATCCACTGTGACGTTTTGTAACAACCGAGGCGGACTATTGGAACTGATAGTATTTGGTGACGGTATGCTTAACAGAATTTTGATGCCAACGTGTGAACATCTTATGTGCAAAATCCGTCCACAGTTGGTTGTTGGCCAACATTACAGAACTTCTCGCTAACCTCTCGCGGAAATAATGGACACTTCGTTGAAACGTCATCTCAGCAATTGTTGTCAATGGTAGGCGGCGAGCGCCTTTCAATACTCCATTTATGCATTCCGGCATATTTGTCGTCAGAATTCCGCATCGCCATCTACCGTCATGAGATGCTgtccattttttcttgtcgATATCACTTATAACACTCCCCATGACTTTGTCGTCCAGTATGCCCGTGCTGTTGCATTACTTCTATTGGGGGGATTGATGTGCCCAGATTCCTCAGGTAACTATGTATCATTACTATATCTCtcaaaattagaagatatGAAAACAACGAGGAATTATAGTTGGGGGAGTGCTGtgctgatatttttatatcgcGAATTATGCAATGCAAGCACAAAAGGCAAAGCGGCAATTGGTGGCGCACTACAATTGCTACAGgtaaaatttacttaataacTTTTACACAATCTTTTtgctattaatattatttaataacacatatttgtattgttcGTGCAGATTTGGGCATGGTCACGGATTACTCCACTTTGCCCTGGACTTGGTACCCAGCGATTATTTATGGGCCAAGTCCAAATGGACAACAATCGCTGGCTCCCAGCAACACCATATGGTGCTACTTGGAATTGTCAGCACACTTTCACCCGAACAGTACGGGGAATTGTCCGGGTCATAAGAGAAAAACTGGATCaggtaacttattttttatattataagtacATTTATACCGTGAATTAAATGCATATTAAGttacatctttttatttattacagttCATATGGCAGTCATATGGCATGGACTCGGATGTCATTATGGCTTACGTCGATGAATTGGACCCCAAGTTGTGGAGGTCATCATGTCCATTGATATTCTACGCCATAGTTGAAATGCATCGTCCCGAACGGGTTGTTCGCCAATTCGGGATGAGGCAAAATGTACCAGAATCACGGAAACCCGAGATATGAGCCTCCATCAGATTTCCCGTAAAAATCACACGGGCGCAGATTGGTACCTACAACACATACATTATATCACTAGATGGCAAAGACGATATGACACGGTTGTACATAGGCCACCCATTTCTAATAGAAGGGAAACAGAACGAGGTTATTAGGAATGGTACTAcaacataacaagaaatttcgTATCGTCATCTATTGATAGACGTGTGGAAAGAGGATACCAACCTGGAGAAGCACCTATATTGCAAGTTGTGGTAtgttgttatataatattacatagtTTATTTTAGATTCTTTTTTAACAACACAAggctcattatttttctacacttTTCAGGCAAATGAGGTGAATGCCCTTGAAACTTTATGTTGATCTAGACCACCAAATATCGAAGGATATAGTCAATTGGTGGATAGATTTGAACATGAGTTACATATTATCAAGGAAGTTATAACCCAACAGCCACAGCAAATTGCTTCTCCATCTGATGATGCTCCCACAACATCCCACATGCAAAGAAGAAGTTCTAGCCAAATGTCAACTGGTTCAGTTGAACGTCATGATATTGGGGTGGATATAGCTGGTCCTTCTACAGTATATCCATCTCAAGATTATTATGTGCCTCAATcgcctcaagattattacatGCCTTAACCATCTCAAGGTGATTGATTTCAATCGACTCCATATATGTCAAACCAAATATAAGATTATTCTCTTGACCTTGGTCTTGGCATTAATCAACCATATGCACaaggatataatatttcaccaattACATTTTCATCGTATGGTGCATATCATGACAATGTGAATTCAAGTTCCACAACAACATCAAGTTGGTTCGGtggtgatgaaaatgaggCGCAAAATGAGCCAGTACAAAGTGTGggcaagaaaataagaagacctcGGCGTCAACGCCACAGATGGAATTGTGGAACGGgtggatattttttacatttgtaattgtatagttcattgtaattttttacaattgtacaaaataaatacacatttgtacccttaattgtaattttttacattaatgcaattttaacattataattttttggactttaatatgttgttaaaaattaattatatataattaaattatacaaaattaattaaattaaaaaaaaatggccaaGTCGGAATTTCTAATCACGACTTGGGCAGAAATTGctattttggcaattttttgtgtttaGTCGTGATTTCAAAACACGACTagacataataatattatattattaaatataattatattaatataattttttttaataataaaaaaataaataactcgGTTCTTGGCCCAACTTTTCCACCGAGTAGCACTTTCCTGATGGTTCCTGGAGAGAATCGAACAATATAGCAATCTCCCATTACTCATCATTCTAATTTCCTCTCTACTTGACACGTAATAAAAAACTTGAAGGCTCTAGCAACAACGAGCAGGCTGTTAACCCCATCCAATCCATCCCTATATAAAGACCCCATACGTACAACCTCTCTCATCTCCAACTGCAGTGAAAGTATTTAAGCAAACTCATCAAAGTTGTGTTCCAAAGAAAACCGATGGATTTGAGAAACTTCGGCTTAGACAATTCCCTCCTCTCCACGCTCCAAGACATGCTAGATTTCGCGGAAGACCACGAAAAACCCACACAGAACAACCCCTCTAAAGCCTACATCCGCGACGCCAAAGCCATGGCGGCGACGCCGGCGGACGTCAAAGAGTACCCCAGCTCCTACGTTTTCATGGTGGACATGCCTGGAATCGCGGGCGGAGATATCAAGGTGCAGCTGGAGGACGACAAAGTTCTGGTGGTGAGTGGGGAAAGGAAGAGGGAGAAGGAGGAGGGAGTGAAGTATCTGAGGATGGAGCGACGCCTGGGGAAATTCATGAGGAAGTTTGCGTTGCCGGAGAATGCAAACACGGAGGCTATATCGGCGGCGTGCCGCGACGGCGTGGTGGTTGTGACGGTGGAGAAGCTGCCCCCGCCGGAGCCAAAGAAGCCCAAGACCATTGAGGTCAAGATCGGGAATTAAAGGCAATATAACTGACGAGTTTACGTTTGTATGAGGAGGCTAAGGAAGTTGTGTGATGTGGTTGGTAagatgacgatgatgatgatgatgatgttgttGTTTCTCGTTTTCTCGGTGATGTACAATGAAAAGTAAGCATTTCgcttgtaattaatatataaaagttgtGTGCATCAGTATAATATAATCTATTTCGCAtgggaatttaattttttattcaaatcatattattcttttttatttaatatatatgtatatattatttgtgtaattgttaaatgtatgtatatatatatatgaaaaaatgaagtagaaaactgaaacaaaagaatttaattcaAACTGATGCGTGCattaatccaaaaatatgagGATAATGATGTCAACTATTCGAATTAGATGAATATGTAGATAGTGCGATGATTATTTGTGTAATTGttaaatgtatgtatatatatatatgaaaaaatgaagtagaaaactgaaacaaaagaatttaattcaAACTGATGCGTGCattaatccaaaaatatgagGATAATGATGTCAACTATTCGAATTAGATGAATATGTAGACTAATTAGTGGCATGTAATAATTGTAACATTGAAGGGAGTATGGCGAGTGGATAACATGCGACAGATAAGGCTTGTGATTTATTGTCGCTAGGAATTAAGAACATAAGTcaacaattattttcattgaattcatattattcttatttttgtaaacCATATATAGTAACCTAATATTAGTCTTCTTTTGGCcgttaattaatttctaatcAGAATTACAAATAGTATTTGTatcaccaaaaaaattaaataaattggtacagtataattttaattgtcaaAATCAATACTCTTATCATCTGTTCTttgtcaaaaattgaaaaaacaaattctttgtcaaaaattgaaaaaaaaaacaaagaagaagagaagaaagatattcatattttaatcacCAAACTCAAACCCCtgattcttttataatttttgaagtatTAAAGGAGCCTGCTTGATGTATGTGTATaacttaaattgttattatatatatattaacttggCTGAAACTATGAGAGATAGTACAATcatgaatcaaaattaataaaataaattaattttaaatgtgtatattagaaaattattaattaatttaattaataaaaaataagtttattcaTGGACGAATGTCGTagataattcatattttcccTAATTATCtgtagtatttattaaaattcgtTACAATAATCTCCCTTGATAAATGCCctatagatataaaaatatccaacatcaaatataaaaagtgaaaaaaacaattaagtTGTCTGATATTCTTTTTCGGATCAAAGCTGTAGTaaagagaaaaacagaaattcCAAATCTCCCTGCCATCTTGCCACGTATCAGACATTACAAATTCTAGAAAAACTCGGATTGTACCTGATACTCCCAGAAATTTCTATTTGCTCTCTCCAGAaacttcctcctcctcctttcTACCCATCCTATAAATGAACTAACCAACCACATCTCACTCTCGTTGCATTCATGCGATAAGCATCAAAATCTCCCGCACAACAATCCCACATTCGGAGAAAGATCAAGCATGGACTTCAGATTCCTCGGATTCGACGCCCCACTTATGCACACCCTCCACAACATGATCGACACCGATGACTCCGAGGGCAACAAATCCATGAGCGCCCCCACCAGAACCTACGTCCGCGACGCCAGGGCCATGGCCGCCACTCCCGCCGACGTCAAGGAGTACCCCAACTCCTACGTCTTTGTCATCGACATGCCGGGCCTCAAATCAGGGGACATCAAGGTGCAGGTTGAGGACAACGTGTTGCTCATCAGCGGTGAGCGCAAGAGGGAGGAGGAGAAGGAGGGAGTCAAGTACGTGAGAATGGAGCGCAGGATTGGCAAGTTCATGAGGAAATTCTCGTTGCCGGAGAATGCCAACACGGACAAGATCACGGCGGTTTGTCAGGACGGAGTGCTCACTGTTACGGTGGAGAAACTGCCACCGCCGGAGCCCAAGAAGCCCAAGACTATTCAAGTGAAGATTGCTTGAGACAAATGTGTCAACTTTCCAACTGCTACTGTTTTATGGAGATCCTGGTGGAGAGGGTATTTATGGTTTGACGCAGCGAAGAATGTCGGGTACAATTACTACTATGCATCCCGAATCTAAACCAATCTTAAATAAATGTGTTGTGTTTTCTTGTGATTGGTGGAGATAGGACATAGTTGGATTAGGATTTTCCCTTGGTGTTTGCACAAGGTTTGTTTGCTTCCAGTTCTTGGATGATCTATGTAGCATGTAAGAGTTATCACAGTATTTGGTACGTAATGAATTATGAACGTGTGCTTTCCTGTTGctcatttctatttttcgaGTAATACAGTGTGTTGCTACATACTGAAAATCACATTCTGCAGTTAGAAATTTGCATACAACTGGGTAAAAAAGTCTGGGAAAATTTAGACGCCTTAGGTTGCTGGTGCCTGTGCTCTCTTTCGCCAGAGTGTGAATTGTTGGTGAGGCGAAACTTTAAGCATTTTGGCAATAAAAATGTTCAAAGGTTTTCTAGTCCTACAGGAGCTTTTCCTAGTGACACTGCCTGCATGGTTTTCTGCATTTTTGCTACAGTCTTCAGGCTGATGAATGCCTTCCCGGACGAACAGAGCGATGAAGAAACCTTCTTTGTCTATGGTCAAATCCGTCCTTAACAAGTGTTCAGctgaaaacaaagaaaaatatgatgcGAGAAAGATTGTCAATAATACAATTGAAAAGAAACTCGCCTCGTTGCATCTCTTAACCGTCATATGCccgaaaaagaaaagtttccCCTCCCACCCGGCCAACATCCAGATAACGAAAAGCTTACCCCCATCAAACGTTGGGAGGCCACGGCGAGGCCACTGCGGAAATGTTGTTGCCAGTTGAAACCCATAGGATGAAGCTATAGGCAGAACAGAGTTGACGAGATCTTCATTTTCAATCTGATGAATTGAACACGTGCTGTAAACGATTCTCTCCACTGCTGGGACTataacaaaattcaagaaataagaAGTCAATGCTTTTGTTGAGACAAATCCATTCAACTCAAAATGAAACGTGGAAATAGAGGATAAGAACATTGCTGTTTTTAGGAGGTTTCTTGACAGGATCCAGAAACCCATTACGGCTGGCATGTGTAAAGCTTTGAATATCACAAAGACAAATTATTATTGGAGCAATATTGagtaattaaattgaatttgaacaGCACGATGGTAATCAAATTTTAGGCTTACAAGATAACGCGTGTTCCAGCACCTTCTTCTGAAAACTTGCAAGCTTTCGCAGTCGCTTTATGTCAACCAGATCAGTCCCACCTGGTGAAAAATCCCAAGAAAGAGAACATTTTGAATGAATAAAACCTTTGTAGAAGAGCTCATGATAATAACAACATAACGGAATTTGCTATCAAGCTACTGGATAGGAGTATTTCCTGGGTCACATGTCCTCAGGATCAGCTTGTGAAAAACATGATATGCACTGTTAAGTGCGAGAAtgaaacaaatcaattaaGTGATGTGGAAGGTGTTAATATGAAATAGTAACATACAAAAAGTGGCACTTCCACAGacagaggactaaaaatgacCTGCATTATGTGATGGAAGTAAATGATCTAATCTCTCAAAAGCTGTCCCTGATCCGGAACATGATGGATCTAAAAGTATAGCACGAACCTGCAGAATGGGAGGAGCTATTCATGAGAATTTGAACTTGTATCAAGAAGATAAATCAAGAATGAGAGAATTCAGACAACCAAAGTACTCTTCA includes:
- the LOC105164638 gene encoding 18.8 kDa class II heat shock protein, encoding MDLRNFGLDNSLLSTLQDMLDFAEDHEKPTQNNPSKAYIRDAKAMAATPADVKEYPSSYVFMVDMPGIAGGDIKVQLEDDKVLVVSGERKREKEEGVKYLRMERRLGKFMRKFALPENANTEAISAACRDGVVVVTVEKLPPPEPKKPKTIEVKIGN
- the LOC105164640 gene encoding 17.3 kDa class II heat shock protein-like; this encodes MDFRFLGFDAPLMHTLHNMIDTDDSEGNKSMSAPTRTYVRDARAMAATPADVKEYPNSYVFVIDMPGLKSGDIKVQVEDNVLLISGERKREEEKEGVKYVRMERRIGKFMRKFSLPENANTDKITAVCQDGVLTVTVEKLPPPEPKKPKTIQVKIA